The Sphingobacterium bambusae genome includes a window with the following:
- a CDS encoding TonB-dependent receptor plug domain-containing protein, whose amino-acid sequence MIWKTLPLLALFMLIFNGSRAQDIQGLLTKINAYHDSRPIEKIHLHLDKTTYTAGETIWFKAYEVVGVENLLSNLSKIIYVDLIDPKDRTISALKIPLTSGLGVGDISLVDTLIEGTYRLRAYSNWMRNDSSSYFFNQNIEISNGRLDNVLTKSGLQGENYSIVLQDLNQKPLADATVRYQISLGDKSLKRGRVNSDAEGKIQIPFREEYGNAKLAINFDNKEQAPIQKIFKLPPAQQQGNSVQFFPEGGNLLVGTINKLAVKALRPNGLGIAATTYVITSTGDTAAIVKTNALGMGASPLFVNANESLRALTLFDDGTQTESELPEIKKSGLNIQVNNGNKAKLFAQINLSSDKQDNSDIYFMLQHNGRVYYVSKQAASKNELIFSVAKAELPAGILTISILNSRFEPLIERPVFIAKEEESLPLSTTLSSNSAKPRTQVSVALQAGNAADTTRYAALSAAVVNISKAKFDSANAGNILSNLFLAADIKGHIENPSFYFTDESRLADLDNLLLTQAWRKLDWTANLDGSSGPAFPAEQSISISGQARKLGRKAPASGAKITLVSTQNFMAFIDTLATEEGNFVFDELAFADSAKFLITAKDEKGKNNIDIILTPNTIPTIGLNKNEPTVKNDVNSLLLDELLQSKKYFAGLESQGLMEKSIAIEEVVVTATRPRHKASESSANLNGPGNADQVISAEELETCPTLDMCLNGRLMGVIFQNGVPYNTRSMAGGGGAMQIVLDGMYIEGDQLSMISPMDVQSVEVLRNINYTAIYGSYGANGLIIITTKTGKDAFRNYTPKGIITLQPKGYHLNKTFYKPVYEAGSETALNQDLRTTIHWEPNIIADKEGKATFDFYIADEAGQYLITIEGIDFAGRMVHKILRLEVNP is encoded by the coding sequence ATGATTTGGAAAACACTTCCGCTCCTTGCCCTCTTTATGCTCATTTTCAACGGCTCTAGGGCACAAGATATACAAGGACTATTAACGAAGATTAATGCCTATCATGATTCCAGACCGATTGAAAAAATACACTTACACCTTGACAAAACCACCTACACGGCCGGCGAAACAATCTGGTTTAAGGCCTATGAAGTCGTTGGCGTCGAAAATCTATTATCCAATTTAAGTAAGATTATATATGTCGACCTGATCGACCCCAAGGATCGCACCATATCGGCGCTAAAGATTCCCTTGACTAGCGGGCTGGGCGTGGGCGACATCAGTCTGGTAGACACCCTGATTGAGGGAACATATCGCTTGCGTGCCTACAGCAACTGGATGCGCAACGACAGCAGCAGCTACTTCTTCAACCAGAATATAGAGATCAGCAATGGTCGTCTCGACAATGTGCTTACCAAATCGGGGCTGCAAGGCGAGAATTACAGCATTGTGCTGCAAGACCTCAACCAAAAGCCCTTGGCCGATGCCACCGTACGCTACCAGATCAGTTTGGGCGACAAAAGCCTGAAGCGCGGCCGGGTGAACAGCGATGCGGAGGGAAAGATACAGATCCCCTTTCGGGAAGAATATGGCAATGCCAAGCTCGCCATCAACTTTGACAACAAAGAACAAGCGCCCATTCAAAAAATATTCAAGCTGCCCCCCGCACAGCAGCAGGGCAACAGCGTACAGTTCTTCCCCGAAGGAGGAAACCTTTTGGTAGGCACCATCAACAAGCTGGCGGTTAAAGCCCTTCGGCCAAACGGATTGGGTATCGCGGCAACGACCTATGTTATTACCTCGACCGGCGACACCGCGGCCATCGTGAAAACCAATGCTTTGGGCATGGGTGCTTCGCCCCTCTTTGTAAACGCGAACGAAAGCTTACGTGCCCTCACCCTCTTCGATGACGGCACCCAGACCGAAAGCGAGCTGCCCGAGATAAAAAAATCGGGACTCAACATACAGGTCAACAACGGCAACAAAGCGAAACTCTTTGCACAGATCAACCTCAGCAGCGATAAGCAGGACAACAGTGATATTTACTTTATGCTGCAGCACAACGGCCGTGTATACTATGTATCCAAGCAGGCGGCCTCCAAAAACGAACTGATCTTCTCGGTGGCCAAGGCGGAACTTCCCGCAGGAATCCTCACCATCAGCATCCTGAACAGTCGCTTCGAACCACTTATCGAACGCCCCGTGTTTATTGCGAAGGAAGAAGAATCCCTTCCCCTATCGACCACGCTCAGCAGCAACAGCGCCAAACCCCGAACCCAAGTGTCGGTAGCCCTGCAAGCCGGCAACGCCGCAGATACGACACGCTATGCCGCACTCTCGGCCGCGGTGGTTAACATCAGCAAAGCAAAATTTGATTCGGCCAATGCCGGCAATATCCTATCCAATCTTTTTCTCGCTGCCGACATCAAAGGCCATATCGAAAACCCAAGCTTTTACTTCACCGACGAAAGTAGATTGGCCGATTTGGACAACCTATTGCTTACGCAAGCCTGGCGCAAGCTCGACTGGACCGCCAACCTCGATGGTAGCAGCGGCCCCGCCTTTCCTGCCGAGCAAAGCATCAGCATTAGCGGACAGGCACGCAAGCTGGGACGTAAAGCACCTGCGTCTGGCGCCAAGATAACGCTCGTATCGACCCAAAATTTTATGGCCTTTATCGATACCCTCGCTACTGAAGAAGGAAATTTTGTGTTTGACGAGCTCGCCTTTGCAGACAGCGCAAAGTTCTTGATCACCGCAAAAGACGAAAAAGGTAAAAACAATATTGATATCATCTTAACGCCCAACACCATACCAACCATCGGCCTCAACAAGAACGAGCCCACGGTTAAGAATGATGTTAATAGCCTCTTGCTGGACGAACTACTGCAAAGCAAAAAGTATTTCGCCGGCTTGGAGTCGCAGGGACTGATGGAAAAGAGTATTGCCATTGAGGAAGTGGTGGTAACCGCCACCCGACCGCGGCATAAAGCCTCGGAGAGCTCGGCCAACCTCAATGGTCCCGGCAATGCCGACCAGGTGATCTCCGCCGAAGAGCTTGAGACATGCCCGACACTGGACATGTGCCTCAACGGGCGGTTAATGGGTGTCATTTTTCAAAATGGCGTGCCCTATAACACGCGCAGTATGGCCGGCGGCGGCGGTGCCATGCAGATTGTTTTGGACGGGATGTACATCGAGGGTGATCAGTTATCCATGATCAGCCCTATGGATGTACAAAGCGTGGAAGTGCTGCGCAACATAAACTATACGGCCATTTATGGCTCTTATGGTGCCAATGGGCTCATCATCATCACCACCAAGACAGGCAAGGATGCTTTCCGTAATTACACGCCTAAAGGAATCATTACCCTACAACCCAAAGGCTACCACCTGAACAAAACCTTCTACAAGCCCGTTTACGAGGCCGGTTCCGAGACGGCACTAAACCAAGATTTGCGCACAACCATACACTGGGAGCCAAACATCATTGCCGACAAAGAAGGCAAAGCAACTTTTGATTTCTACATCGCGGATGAAGCCGGGCAATACCTGATCACCATTGAGGGCATCGATTTCGCCGGACGCATGGTACACAAGATACTCCGTCTCGAGGTCAACCCTTAA
- a CDS encoding ExbD/TolR family protein, which translates to MAELTNSNSNGGKKGRRSIRNRPMPKVDLTAMVDLAFLLITFFMLTTSLQTPNSLDVAMPDKTGPLSSPILLSEDRTLNLLLAANNELIYYRGASETPKSAPQKVGYGKLGLGQLLLQVQEQVKQATGGQDLIVLIKPSEEAVTKNVVDVLDAVQRASIKRYMIAKLDAEEQTMVR; encoded by the coding sequence ATGGCAGAATTGACAAACAGCAACAGCAACGGTGGAAAAAAAGGGCGTAGAAGTATCCGCAACAGGCCCATGCCGAAGGTTGATTTAACAGCTATGGTCGATTTAGCCTTTCTGTTGATCACCTTTTTTATGTTGACCACTTCACTACAAACGCCCAATAGTTTAGATGTGGCCATGCCCGACAAGACGGGACCGCTAAGCTCGCCCATTCTCTTGAGTGAAGACCGCACGCTAAATCTCCTGTTGGCAGCCAACAACGAGTTGATTTACTATAGGGGAGCGTCCGAGACACCGAAATCTGCTCCGCAGAAAGTGGGCTATGGCAAGCTGGGACTGGGCCAATTGCTCCTTCAGGTGCAGGAGCAGGTCAAGCAGGCAACGGGAGGACAGGATCTAATTGTGCTTATTAAGCCTAGTGAAGAGGCCGTGACCAAGAATGTTGTCGATGTGTTGGATGCCGTGCAACGGGCATCTATCAAGCGCTACATGATTGCCAAGTTGGATGCCGAAGAGCAGACGATGGTGCGATAG
- a CDS encoding enoyl-CoA hydratase/isomerase family protein: MGEFIKTQTTDHIAYIGLDRGKSNAMHLEMLQELLTELRTASDNPAIEALVLHGKEGFFSSGLDLITLYEYDESTMLQFWETFMSLIHTLAAIPKPVVASITGHSPAGGCVLALCCDYRIMAEGEYVIGLNEVPVGIIVPSSIFALYSFWIGQPEAYRNLLEGKLLTPTAAREIGLVDELVPAARIQTAATRKAKSWTQFDRAAWGATKVNLRQELLRNMQENKTEAIQQVLAQWWRPTTRQILKTIIDNLTKNKG, translated from the coding sequence ATGGGGGAATTCATCAAAACACAAACAACTGATCATATTGCCTACATCGGACTTGACCGCGGAAAGTCAAACGCCATGCACCTGGAGATGCTGCAAGAACTACTGACAGAGCTACGCACAGCCAGTGACAACCCCGCCATTGAAGCCCTTGTTCTGCATGGCAAGGAAGGATTTTTCTCCTCGGGCCTCGACCTGATTACGCTGTACGAATATGATGAGTCTACGATGCTGCAATTCTGGGAAACCTTCATGTCGCTGATCCACACCTTGGCCGCTATCCCCAAGCCGGTGGTAGCCTCCATTACAGGGCATAGCCCTGCGGGCGGATGTGTGCTGGCGCTCTGCTGCGACTACCGCATCATGGCAGAAGGCGAATACGTCATCGGGCTGAACGAGGTGCCGGTGGGCATTATCGTGCCCTCGAGCATCTTTGCGCTATACAGCTTTTGGATTGGGCAGCCCGAAGCCTACCGCAACCTACTGGAAGGTAAGCTCCTTACGCCCACTGCGGCACGGGAGATAGGCTTAGTAGACGAGCTGGTGCCTGCGGCCCGTATACAAACGGCTGCTACCCGCAAAGCCAAAAGCTGGACGCAGTTTGATCGCGCCGCCTGGGGAGCAACCAAGGTTAACCTGAGGCAAGAGCTGCTGCGAAATATGCAGGAAAACAAAACAGAAGCCATCCAACAGGTGTTAGCACAGTGGTGGCGACCAACAACACGCCAGATTTTGAAGACAATAATCGATAATCTCACTAAAAACAAGGGGTAA
- a CDS encoding SDR family oxidoreductase has product MVQGALKADALLGKTVVVTGGGTGLGKAMSHYFSELGAQVLITSRKLDVLEQTAHEIQAATGNKVLPVACDVRDVEQVEALLARAEEAFGQVDLLVNNAAGNFISPTERLSANAFSTVIDIVLKGTVNCTLTFGKNWIAKKQKASVLNIVTTYAFTGSGYVVPSAIAKAGVLALTRSLAVEWGKYGIRNNAIAPGPFPTKGAWDRLLPGDLLEKFDFKNRVPLKRVGEHQELANLAAFLLSDFAGFINGEVVTIDGGEWLQGAGEFNNMEAIPPEMWDMIAETIRKNNKS; this is encoded by the coding sequence ATGGTTCAAGGTGCACTAAAGGCCGACGCGCTGCTCGGCAAGACCGTTGTTGTAACCGGCGGAGGAACAGGACTGGGCAAGGCCATGTCACACTATTTTTCGGAATTGGGCGCTCAGGTGCTGATCACAAGCCGGAAGCTGGACGTGCTGGAACAAACGGCACACGAGATACAAGCCGCCACGGGCAACAAGGTTCTTCCAGTTGCCTGCGATGTGCGCGATGTGGAGCAGGTGGAAGCGCTCTTGGCACGTGCTGAAGAAGCTTTCGGCCAAGTAGACCTCTTGGTGAACAACGCTGCGGGAAACTTTATATCGCCCACAGAACGCCTCTCGGCGAATGCCTTCTCTACCGTGATCGATATTGTGCTGAAAGGCACCGTCAACTGCACGCTGACCTTCGGAAAAAACTGGATTGCCAAAAAGCAAAAAGCTTCCGTTCTGAATATTGTGACTACCTATGCCTTCACCGGCTCGGGCTATGTGGTGCCGTCAGCAATCGCCAAAGCTGGTGTATTAGCCCTGACCCGATCGTTGGCCGTGGAGTGGGGCAAATATGGCATTCGGAACAACGCCATCGCCCCGGGACCATTCCCCACAAAAGGTGCTTGGGATAGGCTGCTGCCCGGCGACCTACTCGAAAAATTCGACTTCAAGAACCGCGTGCCGCTGAAACGCGTGGGCGAACACCAGGAGCTGGCCAATTTGGCCGCCTTTTTGCTATCTGACTTTGCCGGATTTATCAACGGCGAGGTGGTGACCATTGATGGCGGCGAATGGCTGCAGGGCGCCGGCGAATTCAACAATATGGAAGCCATCCCTCCCGAGATGTGGGATATGATTGCAGAAACTATTCGAAAAAACAATAAATCATGA
- a CDS encoding phospho-sugar mutase has protein sequence MNTIDQATNNRIQQWLTAEYDAETVGQVQKLVDNKEETELIDSFYKDLEFGTGGLRGIMGVGSNRMNKYTIGKATQGLANYLKKQFPEQQIKVAVSYDSRNNSQKFGHLVANVFSANGIQVYLFQELRPTPMLSFAVRHFGCQGGVMLTASHNPKEYNGYKAYWNDGGQLVAPHDENVITEVNAIQSVSEIKFDRIEANITLVGEEFDQYYIDANKKLSIHPDAVAAQKDLKIVFSSIHGTGITIVPKMLEAWGFTNIHLVEEQATPDGNFPTVIYPNPEEEEAMSMAKKKGEELDADVVMATDPDADRVGLAVKNHKGEIQLLNGNQIGSLLIYYVLSSKKENGSLKDNDFIVKTIVTSNLMSDIGNSFSVKYYETLTGFKFIGEVITRVEGQENYLVGGEESYGFLVGDLVRDKDAVNSCAFIAEMTAYFKNQGKSLFDVLLEIYETYGFYQEKLISLTKKGKAGADEIKQMMADLRANAPQSLGGIAVKEIRDYANSVSTVLAGNTQTAIDLPKSDVLQFITVDGDVISARPSGTEPKIKFYCSVKENLDNRGQYEDVAVKLEEKVKNIMADIVKN, from the coding sequence ATGAATACTATTGACCAAGCCACAAACAATCGCATACAACAATGGTTAACCGCTGAATATGACGCAGAAACCGTTGGACAGGTTCAAAAACTTGTGGACAATAAAGAAGAAACAGAATTAATCGACTCTTTTTACAAAGATTTGGAGTTCGGTACAGGCGGTCTGCGCGGCATTATGGGCGTAGGTTCCAACCGGATGAATAAATACACCATCGGCAAAGCTACACAAGGCTTGGCAAATTACCTGAAAAAGCAGTTTCCCGAGCAGCAGATCAAGGTTGCCGTCTCTTATGATAGCCGCAATAACTCCCAAAAATTTGGCCACTTGGTGGCCAATGTCTTTTCGGCAAACGGTATTCAGGTATACCTTTTTCAGGAATTACGCCCTACCCCCATGCTTTCCTTTGCTGTGCGCCATTTCGGTTGCCAGGGCGGCGTGATGCTAACGGCATCCCACAACCCCAAAGAATACAATGGCTACAAAGCCTATTGGAACGATGGCGGACAGCTGGTAGCGCCGCATGATGAAAACGTGATTACGGAAGTAAACGCCATACAGTCGGTCAGCGAGATCAAGTTTGACCGCATCGAAGCTAACATTACCTTGGTCGGCGAAGAATTCGATCAATACTATATTGACGCCAATAAAAAGCTCAGCATCCATCCGGATGCTGTGGCTGCACAAAAGGATCTTAAAATTGTGTTTTCTTCCATCCACGGAACGGGCATCACCATTGTTCCGAAAATGCTGGAAGCTTGGGGATTTACCAACATTCATTTGGTAGAGGAACAGGCTACGCCAGATGGTAATTTCCCAACGGTGATCTACCCGAATCCGGAGGAAGAGGAAGCGATGTCCATGGCCAAGAAAAAAGGTGAAGAGCTAGATGCCGACGTGGTCATGGCCACCGACCCCGATGCCGACCGTGTAGGCCTTGCCGTGAAAAACCATAAAGGGGAAATACAGCTGCTTAACGGAAACCAAATAGGAAGTCTCTTGATATATTACGTCCTGAGCTCTAAAAAAGAAAACGGTAGCTTAAAGGACAACGACTTTATCGTGAAAACGATCGTTACCTCGAACCTGATGAGCGATATCGGCAATAGCTTCTCCGTCAAATACTACGAAACCTTGACAGGCTTCAAATTTATCGGCGAGGTGATCACCCGTGTTGAAGGACAAGAGAACTACTTGGTAGGCGGCGAGGAAAGCTATGGCTTCCTAGTGGGCGACTTGGTGCGCGATAAAGATGCTGTTAACTCTTGCGCTTTCATCGCTGAAATGACGGCTTACTTCAAAAACCAGGGTAAATCGTTATTCGACGTACTTTTGGAGATCTATGAAACATACGGATTCTACCAAGAGAAGCTGATTTCCCTAACGAAAAAAGGAAAGGCTGGAGCCGACGAGATTAAACAGATGATGGCAGACCTACGTGCCAATGCGCCACAATCACTTGGTGGTATCGCCGTAAAGGAAATTCGCGACTATGCAAACAGCGTGTCAACGGTTCTTGCCGGCAACACACAAACGGCAATCGACCTTCCAAAGTCGGACGTATTGCAATTTATCACGGTGGATGGCGATGTGATCTCGGCGAGACCTTCTGGAACCGAGCCTAAAATCAAATTCTACTGCTCGGTAAAAGAGAATTTAGACAACCGAGGGCAGTACGAGGACGTTGCTGTGAAGCTGGAAGAAAAGGTCAAGAATATTATGGCAGACATCGTAAAGAACTAA
- a CDS encoding NUDIX hydrolase, producing MEKWTLLDSKYIIQRPWATLRVDKLQMPNGNVKDEYYVLEYPTWVNMVGITEADEVLFVRQYRHGSGQIMVELPAGVVEAGEAPELAARRELLEETGYAFDSIEKICELYANPATSGNITHTYLLKGGRKVQEQELDASEDIEVVHMSIPEARQFLFDNKIGQALHTSALFYTFQKLGLL from the coding sequence ATGGAGAAGTGGACATTACTCGACTCCAAATACATCATCCAACGACCTTGGGCGACCTTGCGTGTCGACAAATTGCAGATGCCCAATGGAAACGTCAAAGATGAATACTATGTACTGGAGTATCCTACTTGGGTGAATATGGTGGGCATCACCGAGGCGGATGAAGTGCTTTTTGTACGACAGTATAGACACGGGTCGGGACAAATTATGGTGGAGCTTCCCGCAGGCGTAGTGGAGGCGGGCGAAGCACCCGAATTGGCGGCACGACGGGAGCTGCTCGAAGAAACGGGATATGCCTTCGACTCCATCGAAAAGATATGCGAACTTTACGCGAACCCGGCAACCAGCGGCAACATTACCCATACCTACCTGCTCAAAGGTGGGCGAAAGGTGCAGGAACAAGAGCTGGACGCGTCCGAAGATATCGAGGTGGTGCATATGTCCATCCCCGAGGCACGGCAGTTTTTGTTCGACAACAAGATCGGTCAGGCTCTACATACCTCCGCTTTATTCTACACATTTCAAAAATTAGGTTTGCTTTAG
- a CDS encoding nicotinamide mononucleotide adenylyltransferase, with the protein MAREIFETKRKALKINLNPDIYGTFAEIGAGQEVARNFFEAGAASGTIAKTMSAYDMAFSDAIYGVEESGRYVSRTRLNKMLHHEFNLLTERLHGEKYCSKKFFAFADTVTTLNFTKTNEPHGWIGVRFQHEVGGPVNDIVIHVRLLDSDSRLQSKVLGILGVNLIFAAYYYAEHPQTMIESLVDNLSVGSVEIDLVKVSGPVFEQANERLLNLYLIAKGFAKAAIFRPDAKAAQIKDYLYKKNIIILRTKYRQKSNPNFDLFNLAVEQFKKNTGATPEDTVVLIEVLMGNVLDEDSSITDEDLKYFAERAEYLSSTGNNIMVSNFHRNNHLAEFVKSFKPKHVGIATNVANLKNIFNTHQYNKEEYTNELLSYISGMFSKDVKLYAYPYLDKKTNEIVTTKNMPVADEAHHLFDFLIQNKYIVDIENYDEKFVKTV; encoded by the coding sequence ATGGCAAGAGAAATCTTTGAGACAAAACGAAAAGCACTAAAAATTAATCTTAACCCAGACATCTACGGCACCTTTGCCGAGATTGGCGCCGGCCAAGAAGTAGCTCGAAACTTCTTCGAAGCAGGAGCCGCATCGGGCACGATTGCCAAGACCATGTCGGCCTACGATATGGCCTTCAGCGACGCCATCTACGGCGTAGAAGAGTCCGGTCGTTATGTCAGCCGCACCCGCCTGAACAAGATGCTCCACCACGAGTTCAACCTCCTTACCGAGCGTCTACACGGGGAGAAATATTGCTCCAAGAAGTTTTTCGCCTTTGCCGACACCGTTACCACCCTTAATTTCACCAAGACAAACGAACCTCACGGATGGATCGGCGTGCGCTTTCAGCACGAGGTGGGCGGCCCTGTCAATGACATCGTGATACACGTGCGCCTGTTAGATAGCGACTCGCGGTTACAATCAAAAGTGTTGGGCATCTTGGGTGTGAACCTTATTTTCGCGGCCTACTATTATGCTGAGCATCCGCAAACAATGATTGAATCGCTGGTGGACAATCTTTCCGTAGGCTCAGTAGAAATCGATTTGGTGAAAGTTTCGGGCCCTGTATTCGAACAGGCCAATGAGCGCCTGCTGAATCTATACCTGATAGCCAAGGGTTTTGCCAAAGCAGCAATATTCCGTCCGGATGCCAAGGCAGCACAAATCAAAGATTACTTATACAAGAAAAATATCATTATCCTGCGCACCAAGTATCGGCAGAAGTCAAACCCCAACTTTGACTTGTTCAACTTGGCTGTGGAGCAGTTTAAAAAGAACACGGGAGCAACGCCAGAAGACACCGTGGTGCTGATCGAGGTATTGATGGGTAATGTGCTTGATGAAGATAGCTCCATCACGGATGAGGATTTGAAATACTTTGCCGAGCGAGCAGAATACCTCTCCTCGACAGGCAACAATATTATGGTGTCCAATTTCCACCGTAACAACCACTTGGCCGAATTTGTAAAATCTTTCAAGCCCAAGCATGTCGGTATTGCAACCAACGTAGCCAACCTGAAAAATATCTTTAACACGCATCAGTACAACAAGGAAGAGTATACCAACGAACTGCTGTCCTACATTTCGGGCATGTTCAGCAAGGATGTGAAGCTCTATGCCTACCCTTACCTCGACAAAAAAACTAACGAGATTGTCACTACGAAAAATATGCCCGTCGCAGATGAAGCGCATCACCTTTTCGACTTCTTGATCCAAAATAAATACATCGTCGATATCGAAAACTACGATGAGAAATTTGTAAAAACGGTCTAA
- a CDS encoding N-acetylmuramoyl-L-alanine amidase, whose protein sequence is MKRIYYGIPALLFIVASCGGGKYAATEKIYAEKAKGFAEQYKQSPVAGQLDKVLSTNKEWIASTNFGTRKPNYVMIHHTAQDSLAQTVKTFHNEKVGVSSHYVIGRDGKIVQMVNDLYRGHHAGAGRWGNDTDLNSSSIGIELDNNGLTDPWPDAQIAALLSLLQYLKDSYKIPQANFIGHMDYAPTRKNDPSRFPWKKLADRGFGFWYNEVLEEPPLNFDPKLALRIIGYDVKNVDAAIKAFKIHYIQRDTNTATLTPQDLKILYAIFKKYL, encoded by the coding sequence ATGAAACGGATATATTATGGAATCCCTGCGCTACTGTTTATCGTAGCCTCCTGTGGCGGCGGCAAGTATGCGGCTACCGAGAAGATCTATGCGGAAAAGGCAAAGGGTTTTGCCGAACAATACAAACAGTCACCGGTGGCGGGGCAGCTCGATAAGGTATTATCGACCAATAAGGAATGGATAGCCTCGACTAACTTCGGCACACGCAAGCCCAATTATGTGATGATACATCACACCGCACAAGATTCACTGGCACAGACCGTAAAAACCTTTCACAACGAAAAAGTAGGCGTCAGCTCGCACTACGTTATCGGTCGTGATGGCAAGATCGTGCAGATGGTAAACGATCTTTATCGTGGACACCATGCTGGCGCAGGCCGATGGGGAAACGACACCGACCTCAATTCTTCTTCCATAGGTATCGAACTGGACAACAACGGTCTCACCGACCCTTGGCCAGACGCGCAGATTGCCGCGCTGCTAAGCCTCCTGCAGTATCTTAAAGACAGCTATAAGATTCCGCAGGCCAATTTCATTGGGCATATGGATTATGCGCCGACCCGTAAAAACGATCCTTCCCGATTTCCTTGGAAAAAACTGGCCGATCGCGGCTTCGGCTTTTGGTACAACGAGGTATTGGAAGAACCGCCGCTAAACTTCGATCCCAAGTTGGCCCTGCGCATCATTGGATACGACGTAAAAAACGTCGATGCTGCTATCAAGGCCTTTAAGATACATTACATCCAACGGGATACCAACACCGCAACACTGACTCCGCAAGATCTCAAGATCTTATATGCAATCTTTAAGAAATACCTATAG